One window of the Azospirillum sp. TSH100 genome contains the following:
- a CDS encoding formylmethanofuran dehydrogenase subunit C, which produces MSVLSFRLKGPLTGRIDASPLLPHRLAALDLSEIAALPLRLGRGHVAVAELFNLSGSPGDVIEFDGDDRLDFVGAGLTGGTIRVAGPVGHRAGTGMSAGALLVEGSAGLAAGAAMRGGVLSIGGDAGNGLGGALPGERAGMTGGRIMVQGSCGDRVGERMRRGLIAVGGDAGAYAALHMNAGSLLIGGSPGPFTGHGMRNGTILFRGEIAPLPGFADCGLNKLPFLSLLDNHLSELDGVPPACRGMTGRARRWLGDRGFGGRGELLACL; this is translated from the coding sequence ATGAGCGTGCTGAGCTTCCGTCTGAAAGGCCCGCTGACCGGCCGCATCGACGCCTCTCCCCTCCTGCCGCACCGGCTGGCGGCGCTGGACTTGTCGGAAATCGCCGCCCTTCCGCTACGGCTCGGCCGCGGGCATGTCGCAGTCGCCGAACTGTTCAACCTGTCAGGCAGCCCCGGAGACGTCATCGAGTTCGACGGGGACGACCGGCTCGATTTCGTCGGGGCGGGCCTGACCGGCGGCACCATCCGGGTCGCCGGACCGGTCGGCCACCGCGCCGGCACCGGCATGAGCGCCGGTGCCCTCCTGGTGGAGGGATCGGCCGGGCTGGCGGCCGGGGCCGCCATGCGCGGCGGGGTGCTGTCCATTGGCGGCGATGCCGGCAATGGGCTGGGGGGCGCCCTGCCCGGCGAGCGCGCGGGAATGACCGGGGGACGGATCATGGTCCAGGGCAGTTGCGGCGACCGGGTCGGGGAGCGCATGCGCCGCGGGCTGATCGCCGTCGGCGGCGATGCCGGCGCCTATGCCGCCCTGCACATGAATGCCGGCAGCCTGCTGATCGGCGGCAGCCCCGGCCCATTCACCGGCCATGGCATGCGCAATGGAACCATCCTGTTCCGCGGCGAGATCGCTCCGCTGCCGGGGTTCGCCGATTGCGGTCTCAACAAGCTGCCCTTCCTGTCGCTTCTGGACAATCACCTGTCCGAACTGGATGGTGTTCCGCCCGCCTGCCGTGGCATGA